The proteins below are encoded in one region of Segatella copri:
- a CDS encoding trimeric intracellular cation channel family protein, translating into MIHGDPEFVLTLHSVIEFIGTFAFALSGIRLAASKHYDWLGGFVCGVAVAIGGGTIRDVMLGVRPFWMLSPIYLICTLFAQLVVIACHRYLKRLDNTWFLFDTLGLALFNIAGIQKSLECGFSFWVAIIMGCITGAAGGVIRDVLLNEEPVIFRKEIYAMACVAGGLAYWGLSYLGVSLYITVIVAFSVVCAIRLLAVRYHISLPKLRDEEQTVE; encoded by the coding sequence ATGATACATGGCGATCCTGAATTCGTGCTCACGCTTCATAGTGTGATAGAATTCATCGGTACATTTGCTTTTGCCCTTTCGGGCATTCGCCTGGCAGCAAGTAAGCACTATGATTGGCTGGGCGGTTTTGTTTGTGGTGTGGCTGTAGCCATAGGTGGTGGAACCATACGAGATGTGATGCTTGGTGTGCGTCCGTTTTGGATGTTGAGTCCTATCTACCTGATTTGTACGCTGTTTGCTCAGTTGGTAGTGATTGCTTGCCACCGCTATCTTAAGCGTCTTGACAATACCTGGTTTCTGTTTGATACATTGGGCTTGGCGCTTTTCAATATTGCGGGCATCCAGAAGTCGCTCGAATGTGGTTTCTCTTTTTGGGTAGCCATCATCATGGGCTGTATTACGGGTGCTGCAGGCGGTGTTATCCGCGATGTGCTTCTTAATGAAGAGCCGGTCATCTTCCGAAAGGAGATTTATGCGATGGCTTGTGTCGCCGGTGGTTTGGCTTATTGGGGATTGAGCTATCTGGGTGTGAGCCTCTATATTACGGTGATTGTAGCTTTCAGTGTGGTCTGCGCCATCCGATTGCTGGCTGTAAGATACCATATTTCACTCCCGAAGCTGAGGGATGAAGAACAAACTGTAGAATGA
- a CDS encoding replication-associated recombination protein A gives MSEPLAERMRPHTLADYVGQQHLVGEGAVLRKMIDAGRISSFILWGPPGVGKTTLAQIVAQTIKVPFFTLSAVTSGVKDVREVIERAKSGRFFNSASPILFIDEIHRFSKSQQDSLLGAVEKGIVTLIGATTENPSFEVIRPLLSRCQLYVLKPLEKADLEGLLHRAITQDVELREKNIKLEETGALLRYSGGDARKLLNILELVVESAGSSEIVITDKMVEEQLQQNPLAYDKQGEMHYDIISAFIKSIRGSDPDAALYWMARMIEGGEDPQFIARRVVISASEDVGLANPNALLLANAAFDTVMKIGWPEARIALAEAVVYLATSPKSNSAYLGINDALATVRQTGNLPVPLHIRNAPTKLMKDLGYHDGYKYPHDYPGHFTEQQYLPDELKDARFWHAQHSPSEERLYNWMVTCWGERFKN, from the coding sequence ATGAGTGAACCGTTAGCTGAAAGAATGAGACCTCACACGCTTGCTGACTATGTAGGACAGCAGCATTTGGTAGGTGAGGGGGCCGTGCTGCGCAAGATGATTGATGCAGGGCGCATATCCTCTTTTATCCTCTGGGGACCCCCTGGAGTGGGCAAGACTACCCTTGCTCAAATCGTGGCACAAACCATCAAGGTGCCGTTCTTCACCCTCTCTGCGGTGACCAGTGGCGTAAAGGATGTCCGCGAGGTGATAGAAAGAGCAAAGAGTGGTAGATTCTTTAATTCGGCTTCTCCTATATTGTTTATTGATGAGATTCACCGTTTCTCCAAGAGTCAGCAGGATTCGCTTTTGGGTGCGGTAGAGAAGGGTATTGTTACGCTGATAGGTGCTACCACCGAGAATCCTTCATTCGAGGTGATTCGGCCGCTGTTGTCCAGGTGTCAGCTCTATGTGCTCAAACCGCTCGAAAAGGCTGATCTTGAAGGGCTTCTGCATCGTGCCATTACGCAGGATGTAGAACTCAGAGAGAAGAATATTAAACTGGAAGAGACGGGCGCGCTGCTGCGATATAGTGGTGGAGATGCCCGAAAACTGCTTAATATCCTGGAACTGGTGGTAGAATCTGCCGGCTCTTCAGAGATTGTGATTACCGACAAGATGGTAGAAGAGCAGTTGCAACAGAATCCGCTGGCTTATGATAAACAGGGTGAGATGCATTATGATATTATCTCTGCCTTTATCAAGAGTATTCGCGGAAGCGATCCCGATGCTGCGCTTTATTGGATGGCGAGGATGATAGAAGGTGGAGAAGACCCGCAGTTTATAGCCCGTAGGGTTGTGATTAGTGCCTCTGAGGATGTGGGACTTGCCAATCCGAATGCACTCCTGCTTGCCAATGCTGCCTTCGATACGGTGATGAAGATAGGGTGGCCCGAAGCGCGTATCGCCCTTGCTGAGGCTGTGGTTTATCTGGCCACGAGTCCGAAGAGCAACAGTGCTTATCTGGGCATTAATGATGCGCTGGCTACTGTACGGCAAACGGGTAATCTGCCTGTTCCGCTGCACATCCGCAATGCTCCTACCAAACTGATGAAAGATTTGGGCTATCATGACGGATATAAGTATCCTCACGATTATCCAGGACATTTCACAGAGCAGCAGTATCTGCCAGACGAACTGAAGGATGCCCGCTTCTGGCATGCGCAGCATTCGCCTTCCGAGGAGCGCCTCTACAACTGGATGGTTACCTGCTGGGGAGAAAGATTCAAGAATTAG
- a CDS encoding rhamnogalacturonan acetylesterase — MKKIKAILCVFILALLMTSSTKTTTIFVIGDSTAAEKGGFRNNPERGWGMVLQGFFDDKVIVDNHAVNGRSSLSFINEGRWKKVLDRIKPGDYVFIQFGHNDEKSMPDRHTDPGSTFDANLARYVNETRAKGGIPVLFNAVVRRCYYSAELKNDDDEKLRNKVYDGKEQINSDTLIDTHGAYVIAPRNVAKQLNVPFVDATKITHDIETGMGIEGSRKLHMWFMPGENPQVPKGKKDNTHYNVYGARVVAGALADAVAEQVPALKSHVCHYDYVVSAEGRGNFMDLQKAVDAVPVGKKAVIRILGGEWKKPIIAKGKKIKFVKSFGAKIK, encoded by the coding sequence ATGAAAAAAATAAAAGCTATTTTATGTGTATTCATACTGGCGTTGCTGATGACATCCAGCACAAAGACAACAACGATTTTTGTAATAGGTGATTCTACTGCTGCCGAGAAAGGTGGTTTTAGAAATAATCCAGAGCGAGGATGGGGGATGGTATTGCAAGGCTTTTTTGATGACAAGGTGATTGTTGACAATCATGCTGTTAACGGTCGTTCTTCTTTGAGCTTTATCAATGAAGGAAGATGGAAAAAGGTTTTGGATAGAATAAAGCCAGGTGATTATGTGTTTATCCAGTTTGGGCATAACGATGAGAAGTCAATGCCTGACCGTCATACTGATCCGGGATCTACTTTTGATGCAAACCTTGCCAGATATGTAAATGAGACCCGTGCCAAGGGTGGCATTCCTGTACTGTTCAATGCGGTGGTTCGTCGCTGCTATTATTCTGCAGAATTGAAAAATGATGATGACGAGAAGCTTCGCAATAAAGTATATGATGGAAAGGAGCAGATTAATAGCGATACGCTTATCGACACCCACGGAGCTTATGTGATAGCTCCCCGCAATGTAGCAAAGCAGCTGAATGTTCCGTTTGTTGATGCTACCAAGATTACCCACGATATAGAAACGGGCATGGGTATTGAAGGCAGCCGCAAATTACATATGTGGTTTATGCCTGGCGAGAATCCGCAGGTTCCTAAGGGTAAGAAAGATAATACCCATTATAATGTATATGGTGCACGTGTGGTTGCCGGTGCGCTTGCTGATGCTGTAGCTGAGCAGGTGCCAGCGCTGAAGTCTCATGTCTGCCATTATGATTATGTAGTCTCTGCAGAAGGTCGAGGCAATTTCATGGATTTGCAGAAGGCTGTAGATGCGGTTCCTGTAGGCAAGAAGGCTGTTATCCGTATTTTGGGTGGTGAATGGAAGAAGCCAATCATCGCAAAAGGCAAGAAGATTAAGTTTGTCAAGTCATTTGGTGCTAAAATCAAATAG